A portion of the Parasteatoda tepidariorum isolate YZ-2023 chromosome 5, CAS_Ptep_4.0, whole genome shotgun sequence genome contains these proteins:
- the LOC122268881 gene encoding U8-theraphotoxin-Hhn1c 2-like: MKFLGLILLSSLAFFWTADAGCSSNRQCNDDECCITSTEEGKCRKLGTEGDICESGQSNVYHCPCAKGYICTHTRRNQDFFKIANALGERGVSIL, encoded by the exons ATGAAGTTCCTTGGCCTCATTCTCTTATCGAGTTTGGCATTCTTTTGg ACTGCTGACGCTGGGTGTAGTAGTAACAGACAATGCAATGATGACGAATGTTGTATCACATCTACAGAAGAAGGAAAATGTAGAAAGCTTGGAACagaag GTGACATTTGCGAATCTGGTCAGAGCAACGTCTACCACTGTCCTTGCGCAAAGGGTTATATTTGCACACATACTAGG CGTAAccaagattttttcaaaattgcaaatg cTCTTGGTGAACGAGGAGTAAGTATTCTCTAA